The proteins below are encoded in one region of Bifidobacterium dentium JCM 1195 = DSM 20436:
- a CDS encoding ABC transporter permease, whose translation MKQLVKNIQDRYGYAWTVLQGLVKTDFRLRYQGSFLGIAWSVLKPLMMFCVMYVVFGKFLRMSDGTPTYPVVLLLGISSWQFVTESTNIGLRSVVDRGDLLRKIHFPNYIVVVSATIGALISFAINLVVVLIFALVARVQFTWRVVLLPLNIIELYAITLALTLLMATMYVYFRDIAHIWEVLQQLVFYGMPIIYPLTYVTNRGGILADLARLELLNPFAQTIQDIRHNFIAPDTQPTIWNQFGNWGIRLFPLVLTVVLLWLGVCLFRRNSRKFAEVM comes from the coding sequence GTGAAACAGCTGGTGAAGAATATTCAAGACAGATACGGTTATGCATGGACCGTTCTGCAAGGTCTGGTCAAGACCGACTTCAGGCTCCGCTATCAGGGGTCGTTCCTCGGCATCGCATGGTCGGTACTCAAGCCGTTGATGATGTTCTGCGTGATGTATGTGGTGTTCGGCAAGTTCCTGCGCATGTCGGACGGCACTCCGACCTATCCGGTGGTGCTGCTGCTGGGCATCAGCTCCTGGCAGTTCGTCACCGAATCGACCAACATCGGCCTGCGTTCGGTCGTGGACCGTGGCGATCTGCTGCGTAAGATCCATTTCCCGAACTACATCGTGGTGGTGTCCGCCACCATCGGCGCACTGATCAGCTTCGCCATCAATCTGGTGGTCGTGCTGATTTTCGCGCTCGTGGCCCGCGTGCAGTTCACCTGGCGTGTGGTGCTGCTGCCGCTGAATATCATCGAGCTGTACGCCATCACCCTGGCACTGACCCTGCTGATGGCGACCATGTACGTGTACTTCCGTGATATCGCCCATATTTGGGAAGTCCTGCAGCAGTTGGTGTTCTACGGCATGCCTATCATCTATCCGCTCACCTATGTGACCAACCGAGGCGGAATACTCGCCGACCTGGCCCGTTTGGAGCTGCTGAACCCGTTCGCGCAGACGATTCAGGATATTCGTCACAACTTCATCGCCCCCGATACCCAACCGACCATCTGGAATCAGTTCGGCAATTGGGGCATTCGTCTGTTCCCGCTGGTCCTTACCGTTGTGCTGCTGTGGCTTGGCGTCTGCCTATTCCGCCGCAACAGCCGCAAGTTCGCGGAGGTCATGTGA